Proteins from one Mesorhizobium sp. AR10 genomic window:
- a CDS encoding ABC transporter permease, producing MAVSPYASPMEKGWYYLHRLIGGAALLFLIAPILVIIPLSFNSVPFFTFPMPGLSLRWYEEIFMTERWQEGLRNSIFVALSVTLLATVLGTLAALGLSRPNFPWRTAVMSVLISPIIVPIVITAVAAYFFYADIGLLNTYAGLILAHTTIGTPFVLITVTATLVGFDHSLTRAAAGLGAPPITAFFKVTMPLILPGMISGALFAFFTSFGEVVVALFVAGPEQRTLPKVIFSGLREQISPSITAAASVLVLVAIIALTTVELLRRRSERLRGIR from the coding sequence ATGGCCGTTTCCCCATATGCCTCTCCGATGGAGAAGGGCTGGTACTATCTGCACCGCCTGATCGGCGGCGCCGCGCTGCTGTTTCTGATCGCACCAATCCTGGTGATCATCCCGCTCTCGTTCAATTCCGTTCCCTTCTTCACGTTTCCCATGCCTGGGCTGTCGCTTCGCTGGTATGAGGAGATCTTCATGACCGAACGATGGCAGGAGGGGCTACGCAACTCGATCTTCGTCGCCCTGTCGGTCACCCTGCTGGCCACCGTTCTCGGGACGCTTGCGGCGCTCGGGCTCAGCCGACCGAACTTTCCGTGGCGCACGGCGGTAATGAGCGTGCTGATTTCGCCCATCATCGTCCCGATTGTGATCACTGCCGTGGCTGCTTATTTTTTCTATGCCGATATCGGGCTGCTCAACACCTATGCCGGATTGATCCTGGCGCACACCACGATAGGCACACCGTTCGTCCTCATCACTGTGACCGCGACCCTGGTGGGTTTCGACCACTCCCTGACTCGCGCAGCCGCCGGGCTCGGGGCGCCGCCGATCACAGCCTTCTTCAAGGTCACTATGCCGCTCATACTTCCAGGGATGATCTCCGGCGCGCTCTTCGCATTCTTCACCTCATTCGGCGAGGTGGTGGTCGCCCTATTCGTAGCCGGCCCCGAGCAAAGGACCTTGCCGAAGGTTATTTTTTCCGGACTCCGTGAGCAGATCAGTCCTAGCATTACTGCTGCCGCCAGCGTTCTGGTTCTAGTCGCCATCATTGCGCTGACCACTGTGGAGTTGCTGAGGAGGCGTTCGGAGCGCCTGCGCGGCATCCGCTGA
- a CDS encoding serine hydrolase — protein sequence MMGTLEFNGQHYLDGRASDPREFGWMRGAPPPADKRITFESGTFRDFPQIRWSFSHMRELMPTVNVWRGRVMPLQFERGDKSAEIDALTFADMNGRTRRFDDALFDTYTDGIVVLHRGKIVYERYFGALEPHLPHECQSCTKSYAGTLAAVLVYEGLLNESKMISHYLPELEGSAWEDATLRQVMDMQTGLAFNEDYVDEHSDIWAYRRAFGRLPRPAGYDGPRTSCDYLRTVRKQGAHGEFAYQSLNTQVMAWVMMRVTGRSFAQLLQESLWVPLGCEEDGYLEIDSGGMPLAEGGLSATLRDFARFGELMRCEGEWHGKQLIPASVVRDVQEGSDPGKLELGYSYRGQWWVSHNELGSFEARGIHGQRLYVAPKAEMVVARFASHPVADSAGDSITTPQLLALGRMLRA from the coding sequence ATGATGGGGACGCTTGAGTTCAACGGACAGCACTATCTAGACGGCCGCGCGTCCGATCCGCGCGAGTTCGGCTGGATGCGCGGTGCGCCGCCACCAGCCGACAAGCGCATCACTTTCGAGAGCGGCACTTTCCGCGACTTCCCACAGATCCGCTGGTCGTTTTCGCACATGCGCGAGCTCATGCCCACCGTGAACGTGTGGCGCGGGCGGGTCATGCCTTTGCAGTTCGAACGCGGCGACAAGTCCGCAGAGATTGACGCGCTCACTTTCGCCGACATGAACGGCCGCACCCGACGCTTCGACGACGCGCTGTTCGACACCTACACTGATGGCATCGTGGTGCTGCATCGCGGAAAAATTGTATACGAGCGCTACTTCGGCGCGCTCGAGCCGCACCTACCGCATGAGTGCCAGTCGTGCACGAAGTCGTACGCTGGCACGCTCGCGGCGGTACTCGTGTATGAAGGCCTGCTCAACGAGTCAAAAATGATCTCGCACTATCTGCCCGAATTAGAGGGCAGTGCGTGGGAGGATGCCACGCTGCGCCAGGTGATGGACATGCAGACTGGCTTGGCCTTCAACGAGGACTATGTCGACGAGCACTCCGACATCTGGGCGTATAGGCGGGCCTTCGGACGGCTACCGCGGCCGGCCGGCTACGATGGGCCGCGGACCTCGTGCGATTACCTGCGCACTGTGCGCAAGCAAGGCGCGCACGGCGAGTTCGCCTACCAGAGCTTGAACACTCAGGTGATGGCTTGGGTCATGATGCGCGTGACCGGCCGCTCGTTCGCACAATTGCTGCAGGAGAGCCTATGGGTGCCGCTCGGCTGCGAGGAGGACGGCTATCTTGAGATCGACTCGGGCGGCATGCCGCTGGCTGAGGGTGGCCTGAGCGCGACCCTGCGGGATTTTGCGCGCTTCGGCGAACTGATGCGGTGCGAAGGCGAGTGGCATGGAAAGCAGCTCATTCCGGCGTCTGTCGTGCGCGACGTGCAAGAAGGCAGCGATCCCGGCAAGCTCGAATTAGGTTACTCATATCGCGGCCAATGGTGGGTGTCGCACAACGAGTTGGGCTCGTTCGAAGCACGGGGCATCCACGGTCAGCGGCTGTATGTCGC
- a CDS encoding ABC transporter substrate-binding protein — protein sequence MRKRLMMACAIGVTGLALSAALPAKLAQAADQLTVVSWGGAFQEAQRKAFFEPFSKASGIKITDDEWSGDTAKIRAMVETNTISWDAVSIGSGIGQLCSVGMVETIDWNKLGVDPAKFKGKHDCGVPISAAGNVIAYDKDRLPNGPKTIADLFDLKKFPGKRGLNNSPQRNLEWALVADGVAIGDVYKVLSTPEGVDRAFKKLDTIKNDVVWWSTGAQQVQLLADGQVIMTSAWNGRIHDAVKNSGKNFEIMWDAPQIGWDYWAIPKGTPRLEEAYKFVAFASSPEAQAELTKHIAYAPGNADAIALVDPEILPHLPIASSAHITNAFEYDTAFWAENGEQLDQRFTAWISQ from the coding sequence ATGCGGAAACGTTTAATGATGGCCTGCGCCATAGGCGTGACAGGCTTAGCACTGAGCGCAGCGCTGCCGGCAAAGCTCGCTCAAGCGGCAGACCAGCTGACTGTCGTCTCCTGGGGCGGTGCGTTTCAGGAAGCCCAGCGCAAAGCCTTTTTCGAACCCTTCTCGAAGGCCAGCGGAATCAAAATCACCGATGACGAGTGGAGCGGCGACACGGCCAAGATCCGCGCCATGGTCGAGACCAATACCATAAGCTGGGACGCAGTCAGCATCGGGTCCGGCATAGGCCAACTGTGCTCCGTGGGCATGGTTGAGACGATCGATTGGAACAAGTTGGGCGTCGACCCGGCAAAGTTCAAAGGGAAGCACGATTGCGGGGTCCCGATTTCGGCGGCCGGCAACGTCATTGCGTACGACAAAGACAGGCTTCCTAATGGCCCAAAGACCATCGCCGACCTGTTCGACCTTAAAAAATTCCCCGGGAAACGTGGACTGAACAACAGCCCCCAACGCAATCTGGAATGGGCGCTGGTCGCTGACGGGGTGGCCATCGGTGACGTATACAAGGTTTTAAGCACGCCCGAGGGTGTAGATCGCGCGTTCAAGAAGCTCGACACGATCAAGAATGACGTCGTTTGGTGGTCGACCGGCGCCCAGCAGGTACAGCTGCTCGCTGACGGTCAGGTCATCATGACATCGGCCTGGAACGGCCGTATCCATGACGCAGTTAAGAACTCAGGCAAGAATTTCGAGATCATGTGGGACGCCCCACAGATCGGCTGGGACTACTGGGCGATCCCGAAAGGGACTCCGCGCCTGGAGGAGGCCTATAAATTCGTCGCTTTCGCCAGTTCACCTGAGGCGCAAGCTGAATTGACAAAACACATCGCCTACGCTCCCGGCAACGCGGACGCGATCGCGCTTGTCGATCCGGAGATCTTGCCGCACCTCCCGATTGCGAGCAGCGCGCATATCACCAACGCTTTCGAATACGACACCGCCTTCTGGGCTGAAAATGGTGAGCAACTGGATCAGCGCTTCACCGCATGGATTTCGCAGTAG
- a CDS encoding ABC transporter permease: MATTAVPILDSPDGVPLRIKLQRVERQRKLRAFALVLPLLLFILVAFVFPISRMMLNAIHDDTLLELMPRTTAALSTWDGKDPPDERVYAALAGDLKQAWAQKTAGKIGERMNYELPGVASQVMSSARKVSALSAGPYQAAIIEINPLWGRHDVWSLLKRGRSAFTAFYLLRSVDLQYGADSQIVASPQENAIFRGIFLRTIAISIGVTAATLLLGFPLAYLLATLPPRTSNLLMIIVLLPFWTSVLVLTAAWVVLLQDHGVINDMLMALHVLSQPAELIFNRLGTVVAMTHIQLPFTLLPIYSVMKTISPSHVRAARSLGAGPFYAFWKVYFPQTLPGIGSGCLLTFILCLGYYITPALVGGPTDRMVSNFVATYTNEQLNWGMASALGAILLIATLLLYFVFSKLVGIDRIKMG; encoded by the coding sequence ATGGCGACAACCGCAGTCCCAATCCTCGATAGTCCCGACGGGGTTCCGTTGCGAATTAAGCTGCAGCGGGTCGAGCGCCAGCGCAAGCTGAGGGCTTTCGCCCTCGTCCTGCCGCTTCTGCTGTTCATCCTCGTTGCCTTTGTCTTCCCGATCAGCCGGATGATGCTCAACGCGATCCATGACGACACATTGCTGGAGCTAATGCCGCGAACGACGGCAGCGCTAAGCACTTGGGACGGCAAGGACCCGCCCGACGAGCGTGTTTATGCCGCTCTCGCCGGAGACCTCAAGCAGGCGTGGGCGCAGAAGACTGCGGGCAAGATCGGCGAGCGCATGAACTATGAGTTGCCAGGCGTCGCCAGCCAGGTCATGTCGAGCGCTCGAAAGGTGAGTGCGCTTTCGGCCGGCCCGTACCAAGCTGCAATCATCGAGATCAATCCACTCTGGGGCCGGCACGACGTCTGGAGCCTACTGAAACGCGGAAGGTCGGCCTTTACGGCCTTTTACCTGCTGCGATCAGTCGATCTTCAGTATGGGGCCGACAGCCAAATCGTCGCCTCGCCGCAGGAGAACGCAATCTTTCGCGGCATCTTCCTGCGCACGATTGCTATCAGCATCGGCGTGACCGCCGCGACTCTCCTGCTGGGCTTCCCGCTCGCCTATCTCTTGGCGACATTACCGCCCCGGACCAGCAACTTGCTGATGATCATTGTCTTGCTGCCGTTCTGGACCTCGGTCCTGGTGCTAACCGCTGCCTGGGTCGTGCTCCTGCAGGATCACGGCGTCATCAATGATATGTTGATGGCGCTGCATGTCTTATCACAGCCTGCGGAACTAATCTTCAACAGGCTCGGCACCGTGGTGGCCATGACCCATATCCAGCTGCCGTTCACGCTGCTGCCAATCTACAGCGTGATGAAGACGATCTCGCCCAGCCACGTCCGCGCCGCTCGCTCGCTTGGCGCCGGCCCATTCTACGCCTTTTGGAAGGTTTATTTCCCCCAGACTCTCCCGGGGATCGGCTCCGGCTGTCTGCTGACCTTCATTCTGTGCTTGGGCTACTACATCACGCCAGCGCTCGTCGGGGGTCCGACCGACCGGATGGTCAGCAACTTCGTTGCTACATACACGAACGAGCAGCTCAATTGGGGCATGGCCTCAGCCCTTGGCGCGATTCTGCTCATCGCGACGCTGCTGCTTTACTTCGTTTTCAGCAAGCTGGTCGGTATCGACCGGATCAAGATGGGATAA